The following are encoded together in the Citrobacter arsenatis genome:
- the murD gene encoding UDP-N-acetylmuramoyl-L-alanine--D-glutamate ligase, whose translation MADYQGKKVVIIGLGLTGLSCVDFFLARGVTPRVMDTRATPPGLDKLPEAVERHVGSLNDDWLLAADLIVASPGIALAHPSLSAAADAGIEIVGDIELFCREAQAPIVAITGSNGKSTVTTLVGEMAKAAGVNVGVGGNIGLPALMLLDDERELYVLELSSFQLETTSSLHAVAATILNVTEDHMDRYPFGLQQYRAAKLRVYENAKVCVVNADDALTMPIRGADERCVSFGVNMGDYHLNRQQGETWLRVKGEKVLNVKEMTLSGQHNYTNALAALALADAAGLPRASSLKALTTFTGLAHRFQVVLEHNGVRWINDSKATNVGSTEAALNGLHVEGTLHLLLGGDGKSADFTPLQRYLTGDNIRLYCFGRDGAQLAALRPDVTEQTETMEQAMRLLAPRVKPGDMVLLSPACASLDQFKSFEQRGDVFTRLAKELG comes from the coding sequence ATGGCTGATTACCAGGGTAAAAAAGTCGTCATTATCGGTCTGGGTTTGACCGGGCTATCCTGCGTGGATTTCTTCCTGGCGCGTGGCGTGACACCGCGCGTAATGGATACCCGCGCGACGCCGCCGGGCCTGGACAAATTACCGGAAGCGGTTGAGCGTCATGTTGGCAGCCTGAATGATGACTGGCTGCTGGCTGCCGATCTTATCGTCGCCAGCCCTGGTATTGCCCTGGCGCATCCTTCACTGAGCGCCGCCGCCGATGCGGGAATTGAAATTGTTGGCGACATTGAGCTGTTCTGTCGCGAAGCGCAGGCACCGATCGTCGCGATCACCGGTTCCAACGGGAAAAGCACTGTTACTACGTTGGTAGGTGAGATGGCGAAAGCGGCCGGTGTGAACGTGGGGGTTGGCGGTAATATCGGCCTGCCCGCGCTGATGCTGCTGGATGACGAACGTGAGCTGTATGTTCTGGAACTGTCGAGCTTTCAGTTGGAAACAACCTCCAGCTTACACGCCGTAGCCGCCACCATTTTGAACGTCACCGAAGATCATATGGACAGATATCCGTTTGGCTTGCAGCAGTACCGTGCGGCCAAACTGCGCGTCTATGAGAACGCGAAAGTGTGTGTGGTCAACGCTGATGATGCGCTGACCATGCCGATTCGCGGGGCGGATGAGCGTTGCGTGAGTTTTGGCGTCAACATGGGTGACTATCACCTGAACCGTCAGCAGGGTGAAACCTGGCTGCGGGTGAAGGGTGAAAAAGTTCTCAACGTGAAAGAGATGACGCTTTCCGGTCAGCATAACTACACCAACGCCCTGGCTGCGCTGGCGCTGGCGGATGCCGCGGGTCTGCCGCGGGCGTCGAGCCTGAAAGCGCTGACCACGTTTACCGGCCTGGCGCACCGTTTCCAGGTTGTGCTTGAACACAACGGCGTGCGCTGGATTAACGATTCTAAAGCCACTAATGTCGGCAGCACTGAGGCCGCGCTGAATGGTCTGCATGTTGAGGGTACTTTGCACCTGCTGCTGGGCGGCGACGGGAAATCCGCCGATTTTACGCCGCTGCAACGTTACCTGACCGGCGACAACATTCGTCTGTACTGCTTTGGTCGCGATGGCGCACAGCTTGCCGCTCTGCGCCCTGACGTTACGGAACAAACTGAAACCATGGAGCAGGCAATGCGTCTGCTTGCACCGCGCGTGAAGCCGGGCGATATGGTGCTGCTGTCGCCGGCCTGCGCCAGCCTTGACCAGTTCAAGAGTTTTGAGCAACGCGGTGACGTCTTTACCCGCCTGGCGAAGGAGTTGGGTTGA
- the murE gene encoding UDP-N-acetylmuramoyl-L-alanyl-D-glutamate--2,6-diaminopimelate ligase produces the protein MADRNLRDLLAPWVPGAPERALREMTLDSRVAASGDLFVAVLGHQADGRRYIPQAIAQGVAAIIAEAKDEATDGEIREMHGVPVIYLSQLNERLSALAGRFYHEPSEKMRLVGVTGTNGKTTTTQLLAQWSQLLGETSAVMGTVGNGLLGKVIPTENTTGSAVDVQHVLAGLAAQGATVGAMEVSSHGLVQHRVAALKFAASVFTNLSRDHLDYHGDMEHYEAAKWLLYSTHHCGQAIVNADDEVGRRWLAKLPDAVAVSMEDHINPNCHGRWLKAVDVNYHDSGATIRFTSSWGDGEIESRLMGAFNVSNLLLALATLLALGYPLADLLKTATQLQPVCGRMEVFSAPGKTTVVVDYAHTPDALEKALQAARLHCTGKLWCVFGCGGDRDKGKRPLMGAIAEQFADVVVVTDDNPRTEEPRAIINDILAGMLDAGRAKVMEGRAEAVTNAIMQAKENDVVLVAGKGHEDYQIVGSQRLDYSDRVTAARLLGVIA, from the coding sequence GTGGCAGATCGTAATTTGCGCGACCTTCTTGCTCCATGGGTGCCGGGTGCACCGGAGCGAGCACTGCGGGAGATGACGCTTGACAGCCGTGTGGCTGCATCGGGCGATCTCTTTGTCGCAGTTTTGGGTCATCAGGCGGACGGGCGTCGGTATATCCCGCAGGCGATAGCGCAAGGTGTGGCTGCCATTATTGCAGAAGCAAAAGATGAGGCTACTGACGGTGAAATCCGTGAAATGCACGGCGTTCCGGTTATCTATCTCAGCCAGCTTAACGAACGTTTATCTGCACTGGCAGGCCGTTTTTACCACGAGCCTTCTGAAAAAATGCGTCTGGTCGGCGTAACCGGGACCAACGGTAAAACCACCACCACCCAATTGCTGGCGCAGTGGAGCCAACTGCTTGGCGAAACCAGCGCGGTAATGGGAACAGTAGGCAATGGCCTGCTGGGCAAAGTGATCCCGACGGAAAATACTACCGGCTCAGCCGTTGATGTCCAACATGTGCTGGCGGGGCTGGCTGCGCAGGGCGCAACGGTTGGCGCGATGGAAGTGTCTTCACACGGCCTGGTTCAGCATCGCGTGGCGGCGCTGAAGTTTGCCGCATCAGTATTTACTAACCTAAGCCGTGACCATCTCGACTACCACGGCGACATGGAACATTACGAAGCCGCGAAATGGCTGCTGTATTCCACGCACCATTGCGGTCAGGCCATTGTCAATGCGGATGATGAAGTCGGTCGTCGCTGGCTGGCCAAACTCCCGGATGCGGTTGCTGTTTCGATGGAAGACCACATCAACCCGAACTGTCATGGTCGTTGGTTAAAAGCGGTCGACGTGAATTATCACGACAGCGGGGCAACGATTCGTTTTACCTCCTCATGGGGTGACGGTGAAATTGAAAGCCGCCTGATGGGCGCGTTTAACGTCAGCAATCTGCTGTTGGCGCTGGCGACGCTGCTGGCGCTGGGATATCCGTTAGCGGATTTACTGAAAACGGCGACACAATTGCAGCCAGTTTGCGGGCGTATGGAAGTGTTCAGCGCGCCGGGTAAAACCACCGTTGTGGTTGATTACGCCCATACGCCAGATGCGCTGGAAAAAGCGCTGCAGGCGGCACGTCTGCACTGTACTGGCAAGCTTTGGTGCGTCTTTGGCTGCGGCGGCGATCGCGACAAAGGCAAACGTCCGTTGATGGGTGCGATTGCCGAACAGTTTGCTGATGTTGTCGTGGTGACCGATGACAACCCGCGTACCGAAGAGCCGCGCGCCATTATTAACGACATTCTGGCGGGAATGCTGGATGCCGGACGGGCGAAGGTGATGGAAGGTCGCGCAGAAGCGGTGACTAACGCCATTATGCAGGCGAAAGAAAATGACGTGGTGCTGGTGGCCGGGAAAGGTCATGAAGATTACCAGATCGTAGGTTCGCAGCGCCTCGACTATTCAGACCGCGTCACGGCAGCGCGTCTGCTGGGGGTAATCGCATGA
- the ftsW gene encoding cell division protein FtsW, which translates to MRLSLPRLRMPRLPGLGVLAWVFAALKGWVMASRDKDADSLIMYDRMLLWLTFGLAAIGFVMVTSASMPVGQRLAGDPFLFAKRDALYIFLAFCLAMVTLRLPMEFWQKYSTTMLIASIIMLLIVLVVGSSVNGASRWIALGPLRIQPAEFTKLSLFCYLANYLVRKVDEVRNNLRGFLKPMGVILVLAILLLAQPDLGTVVVLFVTTLAMLFLAGAKLWQFIAIIGMGISAVVLLILAEPYRIRRVTSFWNPWEDPFGSGYQLTQSLMAFGRGEVWGQGLGNSVQKLEYLPEAHTDFIFAIIGEELGYIGVVLALLMVFFVAFRAMSIGRKALEIDHRFSGFLACSIGIWFSFQALVNVGAAAGMLPTKGLTLPLISYGGSSLLIMSTAIMFLLRIDYETRLEKAQAFTRGAR; encoded by the coding sequence ATGCGCTTATCTCTCCCTCGTCTGAGAATGCCGCGCTTACCGGGACTGGGTGTCCTGGCGTGGGTCTTTGCGGCACTTAAAGGCTGGGTGATGGCGTCGCGAGATAAAGACGCGGACAGCCTGATCATGTATGACCGCATGCTGCTGTGGCTGACCTTTGGTCTGGCAGCGATCGGCTTTGTGATGGTGACATCGGCATCGATGCCCGTAGGGCAGCGCCTGGCGGGCGATCCTTTCCTGTTTGCCAAGCGTGACGCGCTGTACATCTTCCTCGCGTTCTGTCTGGCGATGGTGACGCTGCGTCTGCCGATGGAGTTCTGGCAAAAATACAGTACGACGATGCTGATAGCCTCGATCATCATGCTGCTGATCGTGCTGGTGGTGGGTAGCTCTGTTAACGGTGCGTCGCGCTGGATTGCGTTGGGGCCGCTGCGTATTCAGCCTGCGGAATTTACCAAACTGTCGCTGTTCTGTTATCTCGCCAACTACCTGGTGCGTAAAGTGGATGAAGTGCGTAACAACCTGCGCGGCTTCTTAAAACCAATGGGCGTGATCCTGGTGCTGGCTATTTTGCTGCTGGCGCAGCCTGACCTGGGTACGGTGGTGGTGCTGTTTGTCACTACCCTGGCGATGCTGTTTCTCGCCGGCGCGAAACTGTGGCAGTTCATTGCCATCATCGGCATGGGGATTTCGGCGGTCGTACTGTTGATCCTTGCTGAGCCGTATCGTATTCGCCGCGTAACCTCCTTCTGGAACCCATGGGAAGATCCGTTCGGCAGTGGCTACCAGCTAACGCAATCGCTGATGGCTTTTGGTCGCGGTGAGGTTTGGGGGCAAGGCTTAGGGAATTCCGTCCAAAAGCTGGAGTATTTACCGGAAGCGCACACCGACTTCATCTTCGCCATTATTGGGGAAGAGCTGGGTTATATCGGTGTGGTATTGGCACTTTTAATGGTATTCTTCGTCGCTTTTCGCGCGATGTCGATTGGCCGTAAGGCGCTGGAAATTGACCACCGTTTTTCAGGCTTTTTAGCTTGCTCCATCGGGATTTGGTTTAGCTTCCAGGCACTGGTAAACGTCGGTGCAGCAGCAGGTATGCTGCCAACTAAAGGTCTGACGTTGCCGCTTATTAGTTATGGTGGTTCCAGTTTGTTGATTATGTCGACGGCCATCATGTTTTTGTTACGTATTGATTATGAAACGCGTCTGGAAAAAGCCCAGGCGTTTACACGAGGTGCACGATGA
- the mraY gene encoding phospho-N-acetylmuramoyl-pentapeptide-transferase, producing MLVWLAEHLVKYYSGFNVFSYLTFRAIVSLLTALFISLWMGPRMIARLQKMSFGQVVRNDGPESHFSKRGTPTMGGIMILTAIVISVLLWAYPSNPYVWCVLVVLVGYGIIGFVDDYRKVVRKDTKGLIARWKYFWMSVIALGVAFALYLAGKDTPATELVVPFFKDVMPQLGLFYVLLAYFVIVGTGNAVNLTDGLDGLAIMPTVFVAAGFALVAWATGNMNFANYLHIPYLRHAGELVIVCTAIVGAGLGFLWFNTYPAQVFMGDVGSLALGGALGIIAVLLRQEFLLVIMGGVFVVETLSVILQVGSFKLRGQRIFRMAPIHHHYELKGWPEPRVIVRFWIISLMLVLIGLATLKVR from the coding sequence ATGTTAGTTTGGCTGGCCGAGCATTTGGTCAAATATTATTCCGGCTTTAACGTCTTTTCCTATCTGACGTTTCGTGCCATCGTCAGCCTGCTGACCGCGCTGTTCATCTCATTGTGGATGGGCCCGCGCATGATCGCCCGCTTGCAAAAAATGTCCTTTGGACAGGTCGTGCGTAACGACGGTCCGGAATCACACTTCAGTAAACGCGGTACGCCGACTATGGGCGGGATTATGATCCTCACCGCGATTGTTATCTCCGTACTGCTGTGGGCATACCCGTCAAACCCGTACGTATGGTGCGTGCTGGTGGTATTGGTCGGTTACGGCATTATCGGTTTTGTCGACGACTACCGCAAAGTGGTACGTAAAGACACCAAGGGCCTGATTGCGCGCTGGAAGTACTTCTGGATGTCGGTGATTGCGCTGGGTGTGGCCTTTGCGCTGTATCTGGCCGGTAAAGATACCCCGGCTACCGAGCTGGTGGTGCCGTTCTTTAAAGACGTGATGCCGCAGTTGGGGCTGTTCTACGTGCTGCTGGCGTACTTCGTGATTGTGGGGACTGGCAACGCGGTCAACCTCACTGATGGCCTGGATGGTCTGGCGATTATGCCGACCGTGTTCGTGGCTGCGGGTTTTGCGCTGGTGGCGTGGGCGACCGGTAACATGAACTTCGCCAACTATCTGCACATTCCTTACTTACGCCATGCCGGCGAACTGGTGATCGTCTGTACGGCGATTGTCGGCGCGGGCTTAGGCTTCCTGTGGTTTAACACTTATCCGGCGCAGGTCTTTATGGGCGACGTCGGATCGCTGGCGCTGGGCGGCGCGCTGGGCATTATTGCCGTGCTGCTGCGTCAGGAGTTCCTGCTGGTGATCATGGGCGGCGTATTTGTCGTAGAAACGCTGTCGGTCATTCTGCAGGTTGGCTCCTTTAAGCTGCGCGGACAGCGCATCTTCCGTATGGCGCCGATTCACCATCACTATGAACTGAAAGGCTGGCCGGAACCGCGCGTAATTGTTCGCTTCTGGATTATTTCGCTGATGCTGGTGCTGATTGGCCTGGCAACGCTGAAGGTACGTTAA
- the rsmH gene encoding 16S rRNA (cytosine(1402)-N(4))-methyltransferase RsmH — protein sequence MMENYKHTTVLLDEAVNGLNIRPDGIYIDGTFGRGGHSRLILSQLGEEGRLLAIDRDPQAIAVAKTITDPRFSIVHGPFSALADYVAERGLTGKIDGILLDLGVSSPQLDDAERGFSFMRDGPLDMRMDPTRGQSAAEWLQTADEADIAWVIKTFGEERFGKRIARAIVERNRIEPMTRTKELAEVIAAAMPVKDKFKHPATRTFQAVRIWVNSELEEIEQALKSSLSVLAPGGRLSIISFHSLEDRIVKRFMREQSRGPQVPAGIPMTEAQIKKLGGRELRALGKMMPGEEEVAENPRARSSVLRIAERTNA from the coding sequence ATGATGGAAAATTATAAACATACAACGGTGTTGCTGGATGAAGCCGTAAACGGCCTGAATATTCGTCCAGACGGCATCTACATTGACGGGACATTTGGTCGCGGTGGTCACTCACGTCTGATCCTCTCCCAGCTTGGCGAAGAGGGACGCTTACTGGCTATCGATCGCGATCCGCAGGCTATTGCCGTTGCAAAGACGATTACCGATCCCCGTTTTTCCATCGTCCATGGACCTTTTTCTGCGCTGGCTGACTATGTCGCCGAGCGCGGACTGACCGGTAAGATCGACGGGATTCTTCTCGATCTTGGGGTTTCTTCTCCGCAGCTTGATGACGCGGAGCGTGGATTCTCATTTATGCGTGACGGTCCGTTAGATATGCGAATGGACCCGACACGCGGTCAGTCAGCGGCCGAATGGCTGCAAACCGCCGATGAAGCAGACATTGCCTGGGTGATTAAAACCTTTGGCGAAGAGCGCTTCGGCAAACGTATTGCGCGCGCCATCGTTGAGCGCAACCGCATCGAACCAATGACCCGTACCAAAGAGCTGGCGGAAGTGATTGCGGCGGCAATGCCGGTGAAAGACAAATTCAAACATCCCGCGACCCGTACCTTCCAGGCGGTGCGCATTTGGGTGAACAGTGAACTGGAGGAGATAGAGCAGGCGCTAAAAAGCTCGCTCAGCGTGCTGGCACCAGGTGGTCGGCTTTCGATAATCAGTTTCCATTCGCTTGAAGATCGCATTGTGAAACGCTTTATGCGTGAACAAAGCCGTGGTCCTCAGGTTCCGGCTGGAATACCGATGACCGAAGCGCAGATCAAAAAACTGGGCGGCCGTGAGTTAAGAGCACTAGGCAAGATGATGCCGGGTGAAGAAGAGGTAGCTGAAAATCCTCGTGCCCGTAGTTCAGTTCTGCGTATTGCAGAGAGGACGAACGCATGA
- the ftsI gene encoding peptidoglycan glycosyltransferase FtsI, producing MKAAAKTHKPKRQEEQANFISWRFALLCGCILLALGFLLGRVAWLQIIAPDMLVRQGDMRSLRVQEVSTSRGMITDRSGRPLAVSVPVKAIWADPKEVHDAGGVSVGERWRALSTALNLPLDQLASRINANPKGRFIYLARQVNPDMADYIKKLKLPGIHLREESRRYYPSGEVTAHLIGFTNVDSQGIEGVEKSFDKWLTGQPGERIVRKDRYGRVIEDISSTDSQAAHNLALSIDERLQALVYRELNNAVAFNKAESGSAVLVDVNTGEVLAMANSPSYNPNNLTGTPKDAMRNRTITDVFEPGSTVKPMVVMTALQRGVVRENTVLNTIPYRINGHEIKDVARYSELTLTGVLQKSSNVGVSKLALAMPSSALVDTYSRFGLGKATNLGLVGERSGLYPQKQRWSDIERATFSFGYGLMVTPLQLARVYATIGSYGVYRPLSITKVDPPVPGERIFPESTVRTVVHMMESVALPGGGGVKAAIKGYRIAIKTGTAKKVGPDGRYINKYIAYTAGVAPASQPRFALVVVINDPQAGKYYGGAVSAPVFGAIMGGVLRTMNIEPDALTTGDKNEFVNNQGEATGGRS from the coding sequence ATGAAAGCAGCGGCAAAAACGCACAAACCAAAACGCCAGGAAGAACAAGCCAACTTTATCAGTTGGCGTTTTGCGTTACTGTGCGGCTGTATTTTGCTGGCACTGGGTTTTCTGCTCGGGCGCGTTGCCTGGCTGCAAATCATCGCGCCGGACATGCTGGTGCGTCAGGGCGACATGCGCTCTCTGCGTGTCCAGGAAGTCTCCACATCGCGCGGGATGATTACCGACCGCTCTGGTCGTCCGCTGGCGGTGAGCGTGCCGGTGAAAGCGATTTGGGCCGACCCGAAAGAGGTGCATGACGCAGGCGGCGTGAGCGTTGGTGAACGCTGGAGAGCGTTGTCGACGGCGCTGAACCTCCCGCTCGATCAACTGGCCTCCCGCATTAATGCCAACCCGAAAGGGCGCTTTATCTATCTGGCGCGTCAGGTAAACCCTGACATGGCCGACTACATCAAAAAACTCAAGCTGCCAGGTATTCACCTGCGTGAAGAATCCCGCCGTTACTATCCTTCCGGAGAAGTGACTGCTCACCTCATCGGCTTTACTAACGTCGACAGCCAGGGGATTGAAGGCGTTGAAAAAAGCTTCGACAAATGGCTCACCGGACAACCGGGCGAACGTATTGTACGTAAAGACCGTTATGGCCGCGTCATTGAAGATATTTCCTCTACCGACAGTCAGGCGGCGCATAACCTTGCGCTAAGCATCGATGAGCGTTTACAGGCGCTGGTCTATCGTGAACTGAATAACGCCGTGGCGTTTAACAAGGCGGAGTCAGGCAGTGCGGTACTGGTGGATGTGAACACCGGTGAAGTGCTGGCGATGGCGAACAGTCCGTCCTACAACCCGAACAATCTCACCGGTACGCCGAAAGACGCGATGCGTAACCGCACCATTACCGACGTGTTTGAACCGGGTTCTACCGTCAAACCGATGGTGGTGATGACGGCGCTGCAGCGTGGCGTGGTACGTGAAAATACCGTACTTAACACCATTCCTTACCGAATTAATGGCCACGAAATCAAAGACGTGGCGCGTTATAGCGAATTAACCCTCACCGGGGTTTTGCAGAAGTCGAGTAACGTCGGTGTTTCCAAGCTGGCGTTAGCGATGCCGTCCTCAGCGTTAGTAGACACTTACTCACGTTTTGGGCTGGGAAAAGCGACCAATTTGGGGTTGGTCGGAGAACGCAGTGGCTTATATCCTCAAAAACAACGGTGGTCTGACATAGAGAGGGCCACCTTCTCTTTCGGCTATGGGCTAATGGTAACGCCGTTACAGTTAGCGCGAGTCTATGCAACGATCGGCAGCTACGGCGTTTATCGACCGCTGTCGATTACCAAAGTTGACCCTCCGGTTCCGGGCGAGCGTATCTTCCCGGAATCAACCGTGCGTACCGTGGTGCACATGATGGAAAGCGTGGCGCTGCCCGGCGGCGGCGGCGTGAAGGCGGCGATTAAAGGCTATCGTATCGCCATTAAAACCGGTACGGCGAAAAAAGTAGGCCCGGATGGCCGCTACATCAACAAATACATTGCTTATACCGCAGGCGTTGCGCCTGCGAGTCAGCCGCGCTTCGCGCTGGTTGTTGTTATCAACGATCCGCAGGCGGGTAAATACTACGGTGGCGCCGTTTCCGCGCCGGTCTTTGGTGCCATCATGGGCGGCGTACTGCGTACCATGAACATCGAGCCGGATGCGCTGACAACGGGCGATAAAAATGAATTTGTGAATAATCAAGGCGAGGCAACAGGTGGCAGATCGTAA
- the mraZ gene encoding division/cell wall cluster transcriptional repressor MraZ, with the protein MFRGATLVNLDSKGRLSVPTRYRDQLLESATGQMVCTIDIHHPCLLLYPLPEWEIIEQKLSRLSSMNPVERRVQRLLLGHASECQMDSAGRLLIAPILRQHAGLTKEVMLVGQFNKFELWDETTWYQQVKEDIDAEQSVTGALSERLQDLSL; encoded by the coding sequence ATGTTCCGGGGAGCAACGTTAGTTAATCTCGACAGTAAAGGGCGCTTATCCGTGCCTACCCGTTACCGGGATCAACTGCTCGAGAGCGCTACCGGTCAAATGGTTTGCACCATTGACATCCATCACCCGTGCCTGCTGCTGTACCCCCTGCCTGAATGGGAAATTATCGAACAGAAGTTATCGCGTCTGTCGAGCATGAATCCAGTTGAGCGTCGCGTACAGCGCCTGTTGTTGGGTCATGCCAGCGAATGTCAGATGGATAGCGCTGGTCGCTTATTGATAGCGCCCATTCTGCGGCAACACGCGGGGCTAACGAAAGAAGTGATGCTGGTTGGGCAGTTCAATAAGTTTGAGCTGTGGGATGAAACGACCTGGTATCAACAGGTCAAGGAAGATATCGACGCTGAGCAGTCTGTTACCGGCGCGCTGTCGGAACGATTGCAGGATTTGTCTCTATAA
- the ftsL gene encoding cell division protein FtsL, translated as MISRVTEALSKVKGSIGSNERHALPGVIGDDLLRYGKLPLCLFICIILTAVTVVTTAHHTRLLTAQREQLVLERDALDIEWRNLILEENALGDHSRVERIATEKLQMQHVDPSQENIVVQK; from the coding sequence ATGATCAGCAGAGTGACAGAAGCCCTCAGCAAAGTTAAAGGATCGATAGGAAGCAACGAGCGCCATGCCTTGCCTGGCGTGATCGGTGACGATCTTTTGCGGTATGGGAAGCTGCCACTCTGCCTGTTCATTTGCATTATTTTGACGGCGGTTACCGTCGTGACAACAGCACACCATACGCGGTTACTGACCGCGCAGCGTGAGCAGCTGGTTCTGGAGCGAGATGCGCTGGATATCGAATGGCGTAACTTGATCCTTGAGGAGAACGCGCTCGGCGACCATAGCCGTGTTGAACGGATCGCAACGGAAAAGCTGCAAATGCAGCATGTTGATCCCTCACAAGAAAATATCGTAGTACAAAAATAA
- the murF gene encoding UDP-N-acetylmuramoyl-tripeptide--D-alanyl-D-alanine ligase: MISVTLSQLAEILRGELKGADLTLDAVTTDTRKVTPGCLFVALKGERFDAHDFADKAHENGAGALLVSRPLNTDLPQLIVKDTRLAFGELAAWVRAQVPARVVALTGSSGKTSVKEMTASILSQCGNTLYTAGNLNNDIGVPMTLLRLNNDYDYAVIELGANHQGEIAWTVGLTRPEAALVNNLAAAHLEGFGSLAGVAKAKGEIFTGLSANGIAIMNADNNDWLNWQSIIGDRKVWRFSPNAANSDFSAANVHVTSHGTEFSLQTPTGSIDVLLPLPGRHNIANALAAAALSMAVGATLEAIKAGLKDLQAVPGRLFPVQLAENQLLLDDSYNANVGSMTAAVQVLSEMPGYRVLVVGDMAELGAESEACHEQVGEAAKAAGIDRVLSTGKLSQAISHASGVGEHFADKTALTEHLKALIAEHQIMTILVKGSRSAAMEEVVRALQENGTC, from the coding sequence ATGATTAGCGTAACGCTCAGCCAACTGGCGGAGATCCTCCGTGGCGAACTCAAAGGGGCCGATCTGACCCTTGATGCGGTGACAACCGATACGCGTAAAGTGACGCCGGGCTGCCTGTTTGTGGCGCTGAAAGGCGAACGCTTTGACGCCCACGATTTTGCCGATAAGGCGCACGAGAACGGGGCGGGTGCGCTGCTGGTCAGCCGTCCACTGAATACCGATCTGCCGCAGCTGATTGTTAAAGATACGCGTCTGGCGTTTGGTGAGCTGGCTGCGTGGGTACGCGCCCAGGTTCCGGCGCGCGTTGTTGCGCTGACCGGCTCTTCCGGGAAAACGTCCGTCAAAGAGATGACGGCGTCCATTCTGAGTCAGTGCGGCAACACTTTATATACCGCGGGCAACCTTAATAACGACATTGGCGTCCCGATGACGCTGCTGCGCTTAAACAATGATTACGACTATGCCGTGATTGAGCTTGGCGCTAATCATCAGGGCGAAATCGCCTGGACCGTTGGTCTGACGCGCCCGGAAGCGGCGCTGGTGAACAACCTGGCCGCCGCGCATCTGGAAGGCTTCGGCTCTCTGGCGGGCGTTGCGAAGGCAAAAGGTGAGATTTTTACCGGACTGTCAGCGAACGGTATCGCCATTATGAATGCCGACAACAACGACTGGCTGAACTGGCAGAGCATCATCGGCGATCGCAAAGTCTGGCGCTTCTCGCCGAATGCGGCTAACAGCGACTTTTCGGCGGCTAACGTTCATGTGACCTCACACGGCACAGAGTTTTCGCTGCAAACGCCAACCGGAAGCATTGATGTTCTGCTGCCCCTGCCGGGTCGTCACAACATTGCTAACGCCCTGGCGGCGGCTGCGCTCTCTATGGCGGTAGGCGCGACGCTCGAAGCGATCAAAGCGGGTCTGAAGGATCTGCAAGCGGTGCCGGGGCGTTTGTTCCCGGTTCAACTGGCAGAAAATCAGCTGCTACTGGACGACTCCTATAACGCTAACGTCGGCTCAATGACCGCAGCGGTACAGGTGCTGTCCGAAATGCCTGGCTACCGTGTGCTGGTGGTTGGCGATATGGCAGAGCTTGGCGCGGAAAGCGAAGCCTGCCACGAACAGGTGGGCGAGGCTGCGAAGGCTGCAGGCATCGACCGCGTGCTGAGTACAGGAAAACTGAGTCAGGCAATTAGTCATGCCAGCGGTGTTGGTGAGCATTTTGCGGATAAAACCGCGCTGACCGAGCATCTTAAGGCACTGATTGCAGAACATCAGATCATGACGATTTTAGTGAAGGGTTCACGTAGTGCCGCCATGGAAGAGGTAGTACGCGCATTACAGGAGAATGGGACATGTTAG